TCTCTGAGTTTGCAACTTCAAGTTTATCTGGAAAATGAATCCTATTGAAGTGTGTCTGGGTGTGGATATATTTGTGTGTACGGCAAATTGAGAGCAATTTaatatgttttgtgtatttgcattttacaaacaggaagagtttAATACTGGCAGCATGTTTATGTTTCTCTTTAGCCCTGTTCATACCTGAGAGACCCAATCTGAAATGTGTCCTCAATGCATCACGCCTGTGATTCGATCAGAGTGGATGTTAATACCGGTTCTGAACAGGGTCCGTGTGTATGTTTGAGTGTTTTAGGGCATTTAATCACCAGGCATCTGTCTgcttgtgcatttgtgtgactCACGGTCTCTGCAGCagttgctgctgtgtttgttgtctATAAGAGTCCACCAGAGGCTGTGGCACCAACTCCACCAGCTCCAGACTGTCTTTAATCTTCATCAGCAGCTCAAAGTTCTCTCTGCCACGAACCTGCGGTCAAGACAACATCAAACACAATCAACAGCCGTGTGAGCACACCTTTAGAacaatggtttgtttgttgtcaggATTTCAAACAATGGTATTTGACTTTTCGTTGAGTCAGTGTAATTATTTCAACATACTGCTACATGATTGAATTAGTTGAGTTTAGGGGTTAAAAcctcacacacattaaatataaatcaattgTAATTTATGACATTATACTGgtcaatttaaataattaataaaatgttaacGTTTGTAAATGACTTACAGGAATGTAGTAAATCTCTTCTTCTCCGTGTCGTCTCTTCCTCATGTTAATATTTGGACTCGGGATATTTGGCGGACTCTGTTTAAAGTCTGCAGACAACAGAATCATACTTAAACAGGTTTCTCGAACACAGTTCACAATCTCATTCTTTTAGACactcaacaacaaaacatgacGTGAACTGACAAGTCTCAGAATTTCTACTCACTGCGCTTACTGGCACTGCCATTTTTGGCTATATTCTCATTCAGGGCCTGTTGTTCCCTGAAGTGATCCTCATCAGCTTTGCGGTCTCTGCCAGGACACGCACATATCCGACCTTCGAACGACCTCCTGCCCAAGACTTGACCACTTGagttaaaagaaacattttcttgTTACTGTAAGATGAAACACTGATAAAATAAATGCTCGCTAGCTTCTCCTAAATTCCAAACATGTCTCTACGACTCAGTTTTACCTTATACTTGAATCAAGCACTGGAAAACACTTGTTGTGTCTCTGCACTTGCCATTctattgtgagtgtgtgtgtgtatttgtgtggttcaggtatttaaaatgttgtggggacctaaatctgttgaCAATGGTCACAATATGAGAACTTGTCTTTCTCATATGGATAAAAAGCAGGTCCCCATGAGATTTAGATTAGGTGTATACATTACGTGTAAAGGTTAGGGTTAGCCATGTGTTTGACCTATGCATTGCTGACTTACTCCCTGGTCTccaaggtgatgatgatgaggatgggTCTCCTGTTCATGCCACCCACACAGCTGCTGTTGCACATGAAGTTATACAGGATGGTGGTAAACTCAGTCCCCACCTGCAGCAAACAACGATCAATGTTTAGGGTTATAATGTGTTTTATGTATCGAAACAATTCTCATTACGCTCCATCTGCAGACAAGCAAACCTCCCATTTTCTCTGTAAGTGTGCCCAAtgcaccaccagggggcagtgcTGTACTGCACTTTGATGCGAGGCAAGACAATTGATGCTTTTCTTTAACTTCCCTCAATGGTTTCGCACTATTGTGATCACTTGATCAACTTCATCCTTACATACAGATGTTATTAAGTATTTAACTGGAACGGACTATTCATTTGTAATTAACTTGACTGCTCATTGGTTTGATCATGGAAATCAACAGGAAATCACTTCATCACTACAATGCACTGTGTGTCTTTATGATACCGAGCCACCAACCTGAGGAGCCTCATAGGGCACGAAGACGCTCTGTCGGCCAGTGACAGGATCATCCACATACTGACAGAGGTTACTCCCCTCCACCCGGATCAAGTGACTGGCTGGGGCTGCTTGACCTTTGGGAAGAAGGATGGAAGAAAGGTCAGGATGCGGTTGGCTGATCTAACTCAGGCTTGTTTTCCTATTATGTTACtgcacaaaatgtttctgtttaaaaAGAAGTGACACCAAAGTTGTGAATCATGAGTAACATGTCTTATCTTGTACTGTGTGATTTACCGTCATTGAAATCTCGCCCCAGTTCATGATTGGGGCAGCGCTTGACCACCTCTGTGACATGCTCTGCCTTCTTGTAAATGGGCATTGCTCTGAGGATGCTGccatgtggaggagaggaggacagttTGATCTGGATCGGACAGGTCTTGGCAATCTGACAGTAGagtttcttcagcaggggcgaGTACTGGATGGGAGAAGAACAGACACAGGGCCAGAGAGACTCAAGTCAGTGatctgtgactgtgactgtgtatataaaggaaaaaaatgaaaatgaaagagccATCTGTctaaaacattctcagaacatgAGCACAAGTGAACCAAGACTTTGTCCAACAAAATGCCAAACAGTTGCAAACAATCTGCATAGCcagatttctttctcttttcagtttACACTTTAGTCATTTCCAGAGTGAAGAATCAGATCTTTTAGTGATCAGTTCACGCTTTTATGTTTTTGGAAATAACCTACAAAAAATTAAACTTATGACAATAAAGATGAACAAATTTAAAACTGTTCCCTCAAGACATCGATatgaataatacaaaaaaaaaagataggaaGGTTAATGTCAAAGGATTTACCACCATAGACATCAGGGTGAAATAATGTTGTAAGAGATGCCgctgtttcaaaatgaaaaaaaaagtgatttgagTCATTACATTATCTATTAGtacagcagagaaaaaagggatTCAAGTGGACAAATTAAAAGCTGGGTGATAATCTAATGATACAATTGCAGTGCCCAAGTAGGACACTGTAATTATGGTATAATGTTATGACTGGAGAACGCATGGTGTCAGGAAAGGGAGAGTAAGGAAAGGGAACCATAAAACAGTCATCAGTAAATTTGAGTCTGTATTATAAAAGTAAATACTGTGTTATTagaatgaataaattattattatccagCAGAGTGGGTTTGTGGGTAGTAATGTGAGATGCTGCAGATGGTAAAGGAACGGCATAACTTCAAAAGGACAGACTCGAAAAatggttgtctgtgtgtgtgtgtaggagtgagtgcgtgtgtgtgcgcctgtcAATAccaaagggggaaaaaagtgaaagaaacgTTGAATGTATTTTACTGCATTCAATCAATTCAGTTCAATGAGATTCTCTGTGTTTGCTAAGTTTTCAATGACTCCTTGTTTATGAGCatttacacatgcatgtgtgtacttgtatgcatgtgtgcaaatgCCTGTTCAGACGCATCGCAAAGACACCGGAACAAAGGATGGAAGAGCCTTAACAAGCCCCGACACAATCACAAAATCTCAAAAATCTTCCCCACGGAAATTGGGAccttccagaaaaaaaagagacgacAGTTGTCCTGTGTGGACTTGCAACAGTGAGCATGAATACAAATGCAGCAGTGCATCACATGGAAGAAATAGATTATATGTAGCTCAATGTCTGCTACATCACATCGGAATATAAAAAGCTGAAACTGATGGTCTGCATCTCCTCCCAGAACCCTCAAATATAATTTTTGGAAGTTTTTATCTGGTAACTTAAGTTTAATCATGTGGTAAATGGTTAATATTTTACAAACTTCAATGGAGTGTGTTTGTAGGAACTTCAAATTTATAAAGTCTTCAATGGATCTGAGGGACAATTCAAAAATAACTAACTAAGGTCATTTCCATTTAGGCCTTTTAACAAAAAGGCTGTATTACAAATTGGCATTTTGGGTCTAATATAACATGCAGTATAAAGAGTTCTGCTGCATTATGGGTTGTGTAGTATCCATTTGAGCTACACCTCTAAAAAATATCACCTTTTCATTTGGACTCTTGAATTTATGCACCTTACCACACTCCTCACGATATCCAGGGATTAAGAGAATCTGTTGCATGGACATCAACTAAATTCTTTAGATTCACGTATTATAACTTTTATAAATGTGTACTTATCAGTCCAACTCTGGTTTGACTCCCTCCAGACAGCATCTGGCCTGATGACGACTGGCATAGAGTCATCCCTATGCTAGCAACTGCTTGGATTCCTTGTTGTGACACCGTTACTAAGCCATACACACAtcccagactcacacacacacacacacacacacacacacacacacacacacacacacacacacacacacacacacacacacacacatacacacacacacacacacacacacacccttagcCATGCGCAATCCCTTGAGGGCAATGGAAATACCTGTGCACAACATTACCTTTTCCCACCCAACTTTCCCTGACAAGTCTGAACAGCCCATCCATaccatgaataaataatatttctgAGATACAACAGCCAGACAGACTTCTTATTTACATAAGAAGTGAAGGGACTGGGGACTTTTCCTGTTGCAACAATCACTCACATCTAAAAAAAATGCATCCATTGATTTATCTTCCAGCACGAGCACAGCGGACTATTGACTCATTTTGTGATTAAAAATAAGATTATGGTCAAATTAGCAGGCAGTGTCACAGAAAGTTTGATATTTGGTCATGGTGGTGGTTTCATGGCTTTACGTTTGTAGAAAAATGCAGGCGCCACTCTGATCGTGTACAAGCAACAACTATCTGATTTACCCCACATCATTAATGTCATTAATGTAATGTTTGCTGGTAGCTGTCTCGCGATGTCCAATGTCTGAGTCTGTGAAGACAACGACAGAGATCCATGCAGTTACATTATGATGCAAAAACAGCTCTTTCTTATCCCAACAAGCATGACAACTCAGAGTGCTTTGTTttagtgcagatctggatcagggggcggatccaagaacattttctcacttcctttaacattgtgagatagggtgtttttcaacatgtgACTTGATTTCCCAGAGAGTAATTtatggatgttgatgaaaaaactgtgtgtgtttagaggactgatattcatgagggtgcaatttggtgcagatctatgGAGCCacataaaaatctaaatgtgtttggccttggcagaggtctgTAAACTCTACTCAGTACTAGTACTTctagttttattctttattttctcttcatggTTTTTATTGTACAGCACTTTGTTTAATTTAGCAAATCCATGTCTTTCTCAAGTCCTGATGGCCGAGTACTAAAGTGACCATTAGTTCTTGAGACAACGTGGAGACAGTAGGTCAGTGGTTCGATGATATGGGTTCTTAAAATCTAAGAGTGCATGAAAAAGTCATAAATTACTTTTCCTGCAGATGCCAGGGGAGACGTCTCAACTCGTCCAGCACATCAACtagtgtgtgcatgcactgaCGGTGAataggcacgcacacacatgcattacaGATTAATCTGTGAGGTCAGCTTCTAGTCTCATCGACAGACGCGAAGCAATAATAAACTACACTATCAGATGTGTATCTTCCTGTTCAGACAAGAGATGCATAATATTCAGACAAGTGATGAATAAGCTGAGCTTCCTTTCAGGACACAGGGAGGGATGAAAGGATGGAGAGGAAGGACAAAGAGCGACTGAAGATGAGAACAAAGAACTAATGACTGAAGATTATTTGGTTTGAAGTGGAAAAATTGTTAATACaagaaaatacaagaaaataaaattaacaattGAGGAAGAAAACTATTTGGTTACATGGGGATCAGATTATTAGAAAGAAACATTTGTAACTGttcaaaaaaaggaaagatgtCAATTACAGAAGGTTCAACCAGATGTTATTAAATCTGTTGATTTTAGTTGACACTGTCAATTGACAAAAAAAGTCCACATTGCGTTTTACATTTAAGTTTTGCCAAACCTCATCCACGCTGATATGTTCATGTCCTTTCCCAAAATGTTCATGCTGGATTTCACATCATTGGGGAGCTTGTTCTGATTTACAACTAAAATtgcaaaacaattttaaaaaaagaagatatgTGGATATATCAGAAGCTCATGTAACGTTTTATCAAATGTGCCTAAACATTCAGCTAATCATCCAAAAATGGTGTAAAGTGACCATGACACGTTTTGATTTACAGTCAAATCATCCATACCTCCATCCAgtcatccatccttccatccatccatcactctatccatccatccctgcCTCTACACTGTGAACCAGCAGAGGCAGGTCCTGACAGGCTGCTGGAGACAGGGTGATGATTGCCAGACCGTCATCCATATACACAAGCAACAACTTGCCCGCTGCAAATTCACTTAACTGTCCAAATATCGAATACATTTATgcgcacgcagacacacacacacacgctgtaaTTGCTGTTTGTCTCTAAGAGACTTTGGGAAAAAGGTGTAATGACCTTAACagactgacttttttttaaataggttTTTCCTGATATAGCTGAAAatgttcctctcttttttcaccCTTGTAAAGCATTAttgttaaaatcttttttttttagcccaTTAGCATAttcaaaaataatgattttaacCTATTCAACCAACTGACAGATTACACAATGTAAGCAGTAATAGTGAGCTGAATGGCTTCATATTGACAGCTAAACTGTCCAGCACTGGGGAAGTAGGGATTGTAAAAGTTCTGTATTTATGACAGCATGGCATATACACAGTGTTACACAGAGTGTTAAGGGACACACAGCAGAATAGAGCAGTGTTAAACATATTCATTTCCAGGATTGATGACGTGCTGCAGTCCAGATTTCCACTGTGGTTATACTGGATAATGTTTACAGGGATGATATTATTTAAGATTGTCAATCCTAGAGCCTCTATTTTCTTTAATACATCTTCCAGGTGACTATAAAAAGCACCTctcatttacaaacacacaaaagggCATGTACTTGACTGGCATCTGAGTATGTGTGAAAGACACCATCTTTGTCCACTGCCTTTTCCCAGATCCAGTGGTCGACAGGACAGGAAGGCTTGTGGTGATGTAGCCGTGGATGATGCATGGGGAAAGGACGCATTGTGTGGGGCGTGTAGGGACCTGTGTCCTAACGGAGAGAAGCTAATAGCTGGGAAAAGCAGCTTCTGACAAGTCGCCGCGCGGTGCATGTTGGAGCCTGTGTAACCCCCCCCCATCATCCcccacacatactgtatgcacacacactcccacacacacacacacacacacacacacattcacataaacTGAAGTCTGAGTGCATGGAAAGAAGTCTTATTATTTGACAAGCCAGAGGTGTTACATCTCATTTCCAGCCGCAGTGACGCTTGCCTGCATCCACGCCAAGGAATCATCTTCAAGGGGCGAGATAGCGGCAGAGTTTCAGAGCTATTATCACTAATGCACGGTGTCTTGACGAGACAGGAGGGGGACTGAAGGATTACCAGGCGAGCTTAACATGGGCTTGGATGGATTTACAGCATGTGGAAACATTATGATAGTTAAGAAAGAGCATTGtgacttctcttctcttctcttctcctctcttctcttctcgtCTTTCCCTTGGTAACCAGCTGTGTACAACCACCAACTTAACCTTTCTTGTAATCTCCCAATGCCACCCACTCTTACTGGGAGGATGGGAACCAGGTACCTGATTACAGTCAATATGCTTCTATGGTGTTGGACATTCCCCACTGCCTGAGGCCTTAAAAATCTGCAAGAAACTCAGACTCTTAAACTTTATTCAAACAAGGTGACTTAGTCTGGTCCAGCTATAGTCATCCTTTTCATGTTCAAACCATGGTTTTCTGaattctgcacaaacacacagagccacacGTGGATGcacgttacacacacacacacacacacacacacacacacacacacacacacacacacacacacacacacacacacacacacacacacacacacacacacacacaaatcctcaTGCAACCCTGCTGTTATTTTGGGGGGAATCCCCTTCCATTCCAAGGGGCTTGACCAtaatctcttttcttttcaaaacacTTGAGAGACTTGACTTGTCCTTGATCTGATCCTTTAAACATATTTTCCCACTGAGCTCAAATGTAGCCTGGCACATGTTTATgtacacttgtttttttttatatctgtaaaaaaaggaaatactaTTGCTACTGCATCCtgtcatttttattcagaagaaaacattttcctgcttgCATTTTAAGCaaaacatcagcagcatcaTAGTATTCCACAGGATTAAACACTATCATGCTGCatcatttcacacatgaaatgCTTTGTTGTAACTCTATAATAATCTTTAAGTACATCTTCTTATACAATCATATAATCAGGCgtgaaagatgaaaaacaaagcattACAGTAAATGCCATAAAAGCTATGAGCAatcccccttttttctctctcactctaatCCCTTCTGTTTAACTGCAGCAGACGCATCTGAATAATCACAGGCTTCCACACATTCTGCTGCCTCATCATCTGTATCGTAAGTCGTGTGCCAGTCACAAAACTCTTTTGTTTCTGCCggtaacacacatacacacactcacacacacacacacacaaaagcaatgACTTGAGCTGTTTAGGCAGGTAGAATCAACACTTTCTTTTTGGTGAaagaattttgaaaaaaataaaataaaattgggATCATTTTCAAGCTATTATCCATGCAACCAAAGAGGATAAGAAGAGTTTATTTCGTTTGTTGCAAAAGGCAAGATGGGGCCGCAGAATGGTAAAGTCAGTAGACacattaaatgatctgttggcaTTTGTCCCTcagttaaaggtaaaaaaatattAAGAGATTGTCAGGAATTAAGGATTATTGCTGATTTGATACAATTTCTGGGATGAAAcaggtttaaatttaaatgacacAAATTTTTCTTGAATTCTATGAAAGCAGTTTGGCCATGAGAGAGACCTGCGTAAGAGAATGGatgtgagagagaagagatgacaGACGTATTAAGAAAGGACTGAGAGAAACGTTGGGCGCCAGAGGTGACAGCCAAGAGTGCCTGTTAAGATCGGAGGAAGAAAGAGACggagaagaaaagcagcaggTCAAAGACCACCACTCTAAGGTCCAGGGGGGGATCTTCTTACATCACTGAGGGCTGAGTAAAACAGCCCGCACCATGCATGGTTACTCCCAGCAAACATAGCCACGGAGGAAAACCTCACTCTATCACACCGAGACACTCACAGGCCTGAAGgctcgcagacacacacacacccacacactgagtGAAGGAAGAGCAGTTTGTCTCTCATTACTCTTGTTTCAGGGAGGTCAACTGTGTGACAGTCGGAGGTGACACCTTTCTAGCAGGAGACCTCTCATTGGGTCATAACGAATTACGCAGCTCCCATTTCACCTGTCTCTCAGCACCATCACATTCACACggcagttgtgtgtgttgtattcatCAGGTTTGGTTTAAGTCTTAGTTCAAGTACCTCTGAGTTGTGTTTGACTGCGGCCGCTGGTATTTTTTTGTAACCATTCTGTATGTTCtattaaatatacaatatatgaaAAAGTGTTATATTGTCCCAGTcgtaaaactaattaaaaaaaatgttcatctttGTTAGTTAGAATAATGTCCCAAAAGTTCAAAACAAATAGTAAATATCAGTAACATCTACTTTGAATCAACAGGCAACAACAACGGTGTCAAGAATGGATTAAgactttattttccattattaCTGTAACAGCCTTTCtgaatatttgtaatattactgtattattatttcagCAATAGTGATGGAACAATTCCTAAacttatattaatattatgatttgtgaataaacATTGTTTCCTTTTAATAGATTGACTGAATTGCCTTAAAAGACACAAAGGTGAAGTCTCGGCCACATACCAAACTTTACCTGTCGCACTAGATTTGATTACAAGAGGTGAGTGGAGGACATGAGGAATTATTGAATGATGCACAACTTTCTCTTGCACGTGACATGCCAGTACATGTGCTAGcttgagtgactgtgtgtgcatgtcaaaGAGTTGTGTCTGTTTTGGGATGTTTACGTGTGTGCAATACAGTTACTAAAGAACAAGGCAGTGGAAACActaatacacagacacacacgcactttgCACATCGAATAAGAAAGTCTGTTGTACTCACAGTCCATGTGGCAGACTTGGCGGTGCTGGACTGCTGGAAGGACACCTGGAAGGTGTGTGGTCCAGGGTAGTCGGTGTTGGAGGGGATGGCAGGGGCAGGCGACAGGCCCTCGAAGGTGGAGTTGGGCTGGGAGTAGGGAGAGGGGGTGGGCACGGTCGACGAGGAGGCGTTCTCGGAGCTGTAGGGGCTGGCGGAGGTCGCACGGCTCCCCAGGCTGTCCATGCTGCTGCTCAGCAAGTTGTACTGGGACTGGGGAGAAAGGAAGAGGGAAGAGAATGAGGGAGgcgaaggagggaggagagagacagagggaggacacAGGTAGAGGTGCTTGAGAGTCAGGGGCTTGGAAGCTTGCAGGGAGGTCGGATTACAATGGGAAGAGAGAGTTGTGGGTGTGTGATGCTACATGAGTGTGAGCACACATGTAACTGTCTAGGTAGATGTCCATAATCTTCACTGAGCATTTTGTATGAAGGTGACAGGTGAAAAAATCATCACAAGCTCAGGACAACAAACCTGAAtgattgcgtgtgtgtgtgtgtgtgtgtgtgtgtgtgtgtgtgtgtgtgtgtgtgtgtgtgtgtggcggttGCAGTGACGTCCTCACAGGAGCCTCCTTGGGGCTGTGTGAGGCAAGTTGTTAAACACAAGCGTAATCTGTGCTCTGCCTAATTGCCTGCCTTTCCCCTATTGTCCTCTGCGTTGTGtttgagaggagagggaagattTGTTGCCCTGTGTGCAGCGACACTCTTATTAATGCACTGTGTGAGGCCCGTAAATAAATAAGTGACTGTATCATAGAAGGAAAACTACTTTGTGACCCCCTTATTTCTTTTACCACATGGAAATTTGTCAATTCTTTGTCACATTACTTGAGCAAAAAAAAGGCAATATTTTGTATCATTTCTAACTCAGCTTACAACTCAACCCAACTTACAAATAATGACAACAATTAAATAATATAgatcattaaattaaatatgccAGATG
This sequence is a window from Paralichthys olivaceus isolate ysfri-2021 chromosome 6, ASM2471397v2, whole genome shotgun sequence. Protein-coding genes within it:
- the tp73 gene encoding tumor protein p73 isoform X2 translates to MYYVKKKSQYNLLSSSMDSLGSRATSASPYSSENASSSTVPTPSPYSQPNSTFEGLSPAPAIPSNTDYPGPHTFQVSFQQSSTAKSATWTYSPLLKKLYCQIAKTCPIQIKLSSSPPHGSILRAMPIYKKAEHVTEVVKRCPNHELGRDFNDGQAAPASHLIRVEGSNLCQYVDDPVTGRQSVFVPYEAPQVGTEFTTILYNFMCNSSCVGGMNRRPILIIITLETRDGQVLGRRSFEGRICACPGRDRKADEDHFREQQALNENIAKNGSASKRNFKQSPPNIPSPNINMRKRRHGEEEIYYIPVRGRENFELLMKIKDSLELVELVPQPLVDSYRQQTQQQLLQRPSHISSPTAYSPLSNMNKLHAHGGLSKPPSVNQLVGQQPQQHPSAPTSIAHMGSNMLNSHHMQANGDMNGGHSSQPLMSASHCSPPPPYNPDPSLVSFLTSLGCQNFIEYFTSQGLQSIYHLQTLSMEDLGALKIPEQSRLAIWRGLQDMKQGAPIQLPASNHHHDYHGQQLLRSSGNMAASAMAAIGAAGGELQRQRVMEAVHFRVRHTITIPNRSGVVGTSGMAATGDEWADFGFDMPDCRMSRNKHSIKEEFMESDVH